The Myroides phaeus DNA segment ACAACATATCTCTTATTAACAAAAATAATAACCCATTAAAAAACAATTATTTAGATATTACTCAATAAAACAAGTGTTTTAAAAAATCTCATTATTAAAACATTAACACATAAAAAAAGATAATATTCGCAAAACGAACTAAACATTTACATTGATTTAAAAATGTAAAAACTTTTAAGTGCGACATTGATTATCTATTTATAATCATATTTTAATCCCAATAACTCATACCTCACAACAGTTTACCAACATTATTCCCTCTAAAAATAGCATAGCCAAAAAAATATAAATACTTTTATACTTTAGTTACAACAAACAAGAGTATTACTTGCCTAAAGCTTCTAAGCTTGCTATCTAAATCTTGTTTATAATAAGTATAACCGATAAAACAATTTTATTTCAATGGAAAACAAAACGAATAAACCGCAAAGTGTTACTGATTATCCAAATAAGAACACCATTTTTTCAGTTTGGAAGTTTAAACAAGGTGCTAATATTAAACCTGCTTTTGAAAAACTTTGTGGATTGGTCAATAACTTAAACAATTCATTTAAAATCCGCATTCCAGATGCTAAAACAAGTTGCATTATGGGAGTTGGTTACAACGCTTGGTTAGACTTAGGTTTACCTACTCCTCTTCCGAAAGAATTTAAACCTTTTGAAGAAATCAAAGGCGAGAAACACACTGCTGTTTCTACAGAAGGAGACTTACACTTTCACCTAAGTGCTATTAATCCGGCTATTTGCTTTGATATGGCAGCTGCCTTAGCGGATATATTAATTCCGATTGCTGATTGTTTAGAAGAAGTACAAGGATTTAGATATTGGGATGGTAGATCTATTATCGGATTTGTGGATGGTACTGAAAACCCAACTGACGACGATAGAGATTACTTTGGTGTTGTACGCGATAACGACCCTGCTTATAATGGTGGTAGTTATTTATTTGTTCAAAAGTATATTCACAATATGAATAACTGGAACAAGCTTTCTACAGAAGACCAAGAAAAGGTAATTGGTAGATATAAGGCAACTGACATTGAAATGGAAGAAGACGTTAAACCTTCTAACTCTCACTCGTCATTAACGGCTATTGAAGATGAAGATGGAAATGAACTAAAAATTGTAAGAGCAAATATGCCGTTTGCTAACCCTTCTAAAGGTGAAGCAGGTACTTATTTCATTTCTTATGCAAGTACGTTTAGTACAACTAAGAAAATGTTAGAGAATATGTTTATCGGTGATCCAGTAGGAAACTACGATAGAATATTAGATTTTAGTACAGCTAAAACAGGTACGTTATACTTTGTGCCTTCTCTTGATATGTTAGACGATTATTCTGCTGAATAATACAGCATAAAAAAGCCTCTACTTAAAATTAGTAGAGGCTTTTCTTTTATATCTTCAATTTTATTGAGCAACTATTTCTAACTGACCAAAGGCTGTTAATTCCAACGCATCGGTTAAACCAAGAGCTGCCTCATTAGCTATAGGACAACGAAATTGCGGTTCTCCTCCTTCAGAAAGGATAGACTGACTCAACTTTCGAACAACAGCAGTCGCCATTCCTAACTCCTGATGTGTGTCCAATGTGATTACACGGACATCCGTAAACGGACTTGTACTCCACTTACTTCCACTTGCCACACAGACTAACTCATCATTCTCAAAAGCACCAAATACAAACTCATCTTCAAAACTTACGCCAGATGCATTTAATGTGTCTTTAGAAAGCTTTGCTTTAAAATTAGCTATGCAAGTATTCTCATCCATCGTCAATAGCTTTATTTCACCTGAAATAGTTTGTTTCGCTAATCTTGTCTTTTCATTTTCAGAAAAGTAAAATACCTCAACAGGGTTATTAATTACTAATCCACTTTCAACTACCAACTGACGGAATATAGCCTGAGAAAACTCGCCAATAGCAAGCAAATCTAACTTTTCAGCAACTTCAGGAGACACCACAGCTAATGTGTGTTGATTAGGCATTTTTACCATCATAATTCGGTAAGAATCATCTAAACGCGCATTAATTACCAATGTGAATAATTCGTCTATATAAACTATTTTTCCGCCCATCATCACAGAACTCCAATAAGCGTGAATTGTATTTGACAACATCTTTCTAACTCTTTTAAATTTATAAAGCTTACGCCTCTTTCTCTTGTAAATTTACAGGAGAATAAGCGGTTATCTTAACTAATTGTTTTTGAAACACCAATAGCCATACTCCAAATACAATAAATGGAACACTTAACCATTGTCCCATATTAAACAACATTCCTTGTTCAAAAGCAACTTGATCTTCCTTAAAGAACTCCAACACAAAACGCGCTGTAAACATCAAAATAAGAAACAAACTAAAAATAACGCCGTTTGTCTTTAAGTTAACTTTCTTATAAACAAGGTACAAGATTACACAAGTCAATAAATAAGCGAATGCTTCATATAGTTGCGTTGGGTGTCTTGGAATCATATCGTCATTAGCAAATATAACTCCCCAGTTGCCATTCGTTGGTTTTCCGTAAATTTCAGAATTCATAAAGTTTCCAAATCGAATGAAAGCACCTGCCACAGGAACCCCGATAGCAATGCGATCTAACAACCAAAACATTCCAATTTTATACTTTCGACAATACAAATAAATTGCCAAAAGAACACCTATCGCTCCACCGTGACTTGCCAAGCCCATAAAACCAACATACTGATAAGCACCTCCTATTTTTTGAAAAGGAATAATTGCTTCTAAGGGATGCTGTGAATAGTACGCAAAATCGTAAAATAAACAGTGGCCTAATCGGGCACCTACTACGGTACCAACAAGTATATATATAAGTAAAGTATCTAAATATTGAATAGGAATGCGCTCCTTTTGAAATAAGCGTTTTACAATATTATACCCAAGGATTAACCCTACTGCAAATAAGACTCCGTAATACCTTACTGGTACACCTGCAATAGAAAATAGTTCAGGATTTGCATCCCATAGCATGATTGCTTGATTCATTGTCTCCGTTTTTATACTAAAATGGTACGCAAAGTACTACATTTAAAAAAAATGAACTACCTAAATACCCATAAAATATAGTATTCTAACAAGAGAATATCACATTGCTATTTAATATGTAAAAACGAGTGTTAAATTCCTTAATTTAAGTTAATCACTATACCATTTACTTCTAAACAGGACATTTGTCATATATTATGCTGTATCATTTCCTTATATTTGGATTACATAATAAAAGAAAAATAAACTTATTAAAAGAAGAATATATGAGCACTATGAAAGCAGCACGCTGGTATGCAGCCAAAGATATTAGAGTAGAACAAACAGAAGTTCCAACACCTAAAAAAGGACAAGTAAAGATTGCTGTTCAATATGCTGGAATATGTGGTTCTGACTTACACGAATATGTACACGGACCTCAACTTATCCCTGTAGATCAACCTTACCCATTAAACGGACACCAAGGT contains these protein-coding regions:
- a CDS encoding Dyp-type peroxidase, which codes for MENKTNKPQSVTDYPNKNTIFSVWKFKQGANIKPAFEKLCGLVNNLNNSFKIRIPDAKTSCIMGVGYNAWLDLGLPTPLPKEFKPFEEIKGEKHTAVSTEGDLHFHLSAINPAICFDMAAALADILIPIADCLEEVQGFRYWDGRSIIGFVDGTENPTDDDRDYFGVVRDNDPAYNGGSYLFVQKYIHNMNNWNKLSTEDQEKVIGRYKATDIEMEEDVKPSNSHSSLTAIEDEDGNELKIVRANMPFANPSKGEAGTYFISYASTFSTTKKMLENMFIGDPVGNYDRILDFSTAKTGTLYFVPSLDMLDDYSAE
- the lgt gene encoding prolipoprotein diacylglyceryl transferase; protein product: MNQAIMLWDANPELFSIAGVPVRYYGVLFAVGLILGYNIVKRLFQKERIPIQYLDTLLIYILVGTVVGARLGHCLFYDFAYYSQHPLEAIIPFQKIGGAYQYVGFMGLASHGGAIGVLLAIYLYCRKYKIGMFWLLDRIAIGVPVAGAFIRFGNFMNSEIYGKPTNGNWGVIFANDDMIPRHPTQLYEAFAYLLTCVILYLVYKKVNLKTNGVIFSLFLILMFTARFVLEFFKEDQVAFEQGMLFNMGQWLSVPFIVFGVWLLVFQKQLVKITAYSPVNLQEKEA